The following are encoded in a window of bacterium genomic DNA:
- a CDS encoding sialidase family protein, which produces MFKSFFILVILTNIDIEYAGTFIIEQGLSSGKYIVSPYALYSAYVQAEYLSTQRTTNTAGDYIFGPNIRVNDDFGSVVNHETTPAGHAIAVLGDTIYIVWSDCRDYPSERWGDIYFAKSVDGGETFLPNVKVNHYSKYSQLSPSIRVDSFGIIYVAWSRYMGAPCQFNVYFAKSTDGGLNFSTELCVTDTCCHDGSPVGIAVSGGNVYLVWADMRNSSHYPDIYFDRSVDGGETFGNDIKINDSFDGIGSWAPSIDAHGNNVFVAWNASFDCIYFDKSTDAGVTFGTDVQVNDSDYLLRTFLGLAVDNNDVIHIVWTDLRNTPDLQSADIYYAKSTDGGSSFGTNLCVTEPPLSAWLNSTPNITVDLYGNPYCIWEDRREYTETQRLMRPYFAYSDDGGTSFSKNICVIDDDGLCGNQYFPTLAVDVAQNVYAVWSDSRNFPIFTFNIYFAKGTLTGIEEDKSQIPNSNLRLDVYPNPFSRRTTIDIRL; this is translated from the coding sequence ATGTTTAAATCATTTTTTATTTTAGTTATTCTTACAAATATAGATATAGAGTATGCTGGCACATTTATAATAGAACAGGGGCTGTCTTCTGGGAAGTATATTGTGAGTCCATATGCCCTCTATTCAGCTTATGTACAGGCAGAGTACTTGTCAACACAAAGGACTACGAATACTGCTGGTGACTACATTTTTGGTCCCAATATCCGTGTGAATGATGACTTTGGTAGTGTAGTAAACCATGAGACAACACCTGCCGGTCATGCTATTGCAGTATTGGGTGATACAATCTATATTGTGTGGTCAGACTGTCGCGACTATCCCAGCGAACGTTGGGGTGACATATATTTTGCCAAAAGTGTAGATGGTGGTGAGACATTTTTGCCAAATGTTAAAGTGAATCATTATAGTAAATATAGCCAACTTTCCCCTTCAATAAGAGTAGACTCTTTTGGCATAATTTATGTAGCTTGGAGCAGGTATATGGGCGCACCTTGTCAGTTTAATGTATATTTTGCAAAGAGTACTGATGGTGGGTTAAATTTTAGTACTGAATTATGTGTAACCGACACCTGCTGTCATGATGGTAGCCCTGTAGGTATAGCAGTGAGTGGTGGAAATGTTTATTTAGTATGGGCTGATATGCGAAACTCGTCTCATTATCCTGATATTTATTTTGACAGGAGTGTAGATGGTGGTGAGACTTTTGGAAATGACATAAAAATTAACGATTCCTTTGACGGTATAGGATCATGGGCTCCCAGCATTGATGCTCATGGCAACAATGTATTTGTTGCCTGGAATGCATCATTTGATTGTATATATTTTGACAAAAGCACTGATGCTGGTGTAACATTTGGGACCGATGTACAGGTAAACGATAGCGATTATTTACTCCGTACTTTTTTAGGTTTAGCAGTAGATAATAATGATGTTATCCATATAGTGTGGACTGACCTTCGTAATACACCTGATCTACAGAGTGCTGACATATACTATGCAAAGAGTACAGATGGTGGTTCTTCATTTGGCACAAATTTATGCGTCACTGAGCCACCTCTTTCAGCGTGGCTTAACTCGACTCCTAATATAACTGTTGATTTATATGGTAACCCATATTGTATATGGGAAGATAGGCGTGAGTACACTGAGACGCAGCGATTGATGCGTCCCTATTTTGCGTATAGTGATGATGGTGGCACCTCATTTAGTAAGAATATATGTGTTATTGATGATGATGGCTTATGCGGAAACCAGTATTTCCCAACATTAGCAGTTGATGTAGCCCAGAATGTCTATGCAGTCTGGAGTGACTCACGTAATTT